The genomic interval CGATGGAGTGGTCATTGATGGCCTCGATGCTGTCACCCACACACACTGCCTCGATGCGGTTGATGATGCTGCCCTCCTTGATCCTCTGTGGGCACCCAGAGCTGCTCTCAGGCAACCTGGCCACCTCCCTTGGGTCCCCAGAGCCTACGTAGATCCAAAGAGGCAGTCACTCAAGTCAGATCCCCAAACACCCAGGAAGTGACCAGCCACCCTAGGCACCTTGATGAAGGCATAGCCAGCCCCATTGTCGGTGATGGTCAGTCCCAGGGCATCTTCTGTTTTGGTGACCTCTACCTCCTTGGTCTCGCCGCGCACATGGGCAAAGATGAAGTCCTCCAGCCCTATCTGTCCACCCAGAAGCTTCTGCATGTCTACCTTGTGGCTGTTGAGGGTGCAGAATAAGATCTGTGGGAGAGGGGGCCCGAGTTCGCCTCAGCCCTGGACTCTGCACCACCCTGGAGTGCGTGGCTGCAGAGCCCCAGGAGGAAACCGAGGTGCCAAGGCAGCCCGCAGGGATTGGCCGGGGTGGGGACCTCAGAATggggatgtgggagaaaaggaagCTGCGGACACAAGGGGTCCCTCTCCGCCACCTGCCGAACCCTGGCTTCCATGTTAAACCCCGGAGGAggtttttttcagaaaaatggaatttCCTGGCGCCCCCTTCGGGCTGCACAGTGCAAGGACCTGTCTGGAAAGCACcagctcccagcctccagagccacggACCTCGGGACCCCAGGCACCCGTGCCCAGGCACTCGGGGAGCTCCTCCCGGAGGCAGGGACCCATCCGAGCTGGGTCCATGGAGCGGGCCCTGGAAGAGCAGGCGCTCCTGACCCAAGACCTGCTAATCTTTTGCGCAGGGCACCTCGGATCCAGAGGAGCATTCCTGAGATCTGGGGAACCCACCTCCGCAAGCGCCCAGCATCCGGGGGTCCTGGGACCCGAGGTTTCCTAGGAATCTGAGATCCGCGGGCTCCCGTCTAGGGCCCAGGCTCGGTCCCTATCCCCGCTCCGCCGGGCACCTCGGGCGCGGGAATCGGGGTGGGGGGCACTCACCTCGGTGGGCGCGATTCCGAAGGCCTCTGCGATCTTGGCGTAGAGCTCGCGGACGTTGGTGAAGCCCTCGATCTTGCCGGTGGGGCTGCCGTGCGCCAGCTGCGTGCGGAAGACGAGGCGCGGGCGCACGCGGGGCGCGGCTGGGGTCTCCgctggggagggcgggggcaCGGGGTCGCGCGGGGTCTCAGCCCCCGGGGCCTCGCGGGCAGTAGCGCTCTCCATGGCCGGAGGAGCTCCTCCACCCACCCAGGCTGCCGCGGCCGCCTCCGGATCCACCGCTTcctgcagcctcccctccccctgtccAGGGCGCGATAGCCGAGTCGCCCTGGTAAGGCGATCCGGGAACCCGAGCCGCCCGGGAAGGCGATAccatggggtggggaggggggcacGGGCCCCAGGTGTCCGGGCCCTGCCAGGGCCAGCTGCACCCTCCCTGGGGACGTCTGGCGGTCCGCAGGGGCCTGAGATGCAGATGCAGAAATAACAAGGATCGCAAATAAGGTCGGGGACAGCTCCGTGCCCTGGCGCTCACTCTCTGCTGCGTGGGTTCTTTAATTCTTGCAACAGACTTAAGAGATGGGGAGGGGCGTTATGTTGGTATAATGTGAGCTGCTGGGCGTCCCTCCTTTGCCCACAGCCCTCCGTAGCTCCCACTTCCTTTTGGGTCAAAGCCCAAGTCCTCCTGTGATCCAGGAGACCCTGCAGGACCTCTCCTGTCCCCTCACtgcctcccccttccctctcccctctgttCCAGCCACACAAACTCCTGACTCTGCCTCCAAAGCCTTGCCCCAGAGCTTTCGCACAGCACAGCGTGCCTTCTGCCTGGCTCACTCCCCACCTCTTTCAGGACTTTGACCTCCTGCTTGCACCACCTCTAAACCTACCTTCCCCAGCGTTGTCTCCTTAGCATCTAAAGACAGTAGATAGTTGTGTCCTGCCTGCGTCCCTGTCTACAGGCTCAGCTCCTGGAGGGCCTGGGCCTGGTGTCCTTTTTTAATTCTTATCAttcttgtagttggacacaatacctttttgtatttgtctgtttttatgtggtgctgagggtggagcTCAGAACTTCACAGGTgcagtgctctaccgctgagcctcgACCCCAGCCCCCCCTTGGTGTCCTTTATTCCTGCAGCATTGCTACACAGAGCGGGCACTCAGGCAGTCTTTGGTGAGGACAAGGATACCCAGCACAGAAGCCTGCAGCCCCCTGGGGCTGTGGGATTGAACCACCTGGGCATCCATCGGCGTTCTTAGACAGGTGCGTGGCACACAGCCACAAGGCAGAGCCTCAGCAGCCTCCTGCTGCCGAGGAATCTCACGAACCAATCATTGGTGGGAAGCAAGTTCCAGGAGGCCTTgggcaggaaggagaagttgCTATCGCTTAGAAAGCTGCCCAGTGAAGCCAGGGAGGGGTTCACGCCTATCGTCTGGgtacccgggaggctgaggcaggagggccgattcggaggccagcctgggtaacttattGAGGGCCTGGCTCCCTTTGTTTCTCACCTGCCCTGAAGggctgggggttgaatccagggcctcatgcatgccaggtaagaccctgtctcaaaaccacaAAGGGCTAAGAATGTAGCTGTGacagagcgcccctgggttccatgcc from Urocitellus parryii isolate mUroPar1 chromosome 3, mUroPar1.hap1, whole genome shotgun sequence carries:
- the Gipc3 gene encoding PDZ domain-containing protein GIPC3, giving the protein MESATAREAPGAETPRDPVPPPSPAETPAAPRVRPRLVFRTQLAHGSPTGKIEGFTNVRELYAKIAEAFGIAPTEILFCTLNSHKVDMQKLLGGQIGLEDFIFAHVRGETKEVEVTKTEDALGLTITDNGAGYAFIKRIKEGSIINRIEAVCVGDSIEAINDHSIVGCRHYEVAKMLRELPKSQPFTLRLVQPKRAFDMIGQRSRGSKCPMEARVASGRETLRLRSGGAATVEEAPSEFEEEASRKVDDLLESYMGIRDPELACTMVETSKKTGSVREFARCLDSVLGEFAFPDEFVVEVWAAIAEAREACG